catcaccttactctttcctatacgtATTCACTTTcactttccttcttttacataccctaccaaactcatcaaccaacctctgcaacttctcttcagaatctcccaaaagcagtgtcatcagcaaagagcaattgtgactACTACCACTTTGTgtcagattctttatcttttaacccgaCACCTCtggtcaacacctgagcattcacttctcttacaactccatctataaatatattgaacaaccatggtgacatcacacatccctgtctaaagcctacttttacagggtcctggagatgggaagtacagtgcctgcactctgaaggaggggtgttaatgttgcagtttaaaaactgtagtgtaaagcacccttctggcaagacagtgatggagtgaatgatggtgaaagtttttctttttcgggccaccctgccttggtgggaatcggccagtgataaaaaaaaaaaaataataaaaatataagtgaaacatataagtgaacagtatttagataaggctaaagaggtctttgtggcatttatggatttggaaaaggcgtatgacagggtggataggggggcaatgtggcagatgttgaatgtgtatggtgtaggaggtaggttactgaaagcagtgaagagtttttacgaggatagtgaggctcaagttagagtatgtaggaaagagggaaattatttcccagtaaaagtaggccttagacaaggatgtgtgatgtcaccgtggttgtttaatatatttatagatggggttgcaagagaagtaaatatgagggtcttggcaagaggcgtggagttaaaagataaagaatcacacaaagtgggagttgtcacagttgctctttgctgatgacactgctcttgggagattctgaagagaagttgcagagattggtggatgaatttggtagggtgtgcaaaagaagaaaattaaaagtgaatacaggaaagagtaaggttatgaggataacaaaaagattaggtgatgaaagattggatatcagattggagggagagagtatggaggaggtgaatgtattcagatatttgggagtggacgtgtcagcggatgggtctatgaaagatgaggtgaatcatagaattgatgaggggaaaagggtgagtggcacacttaggagtctgtggagacaaagaactttgtccttggaggcaaagaagggaatgtatgagagtatagttttaccaatgctcttatatgggtgtgaagcatgggtgatgaatgttgcagcgaggagaaggctggaggcagtggagatgtcatgcctgagggcaatgtgtggtgtgaatataatgcagagaattcgtattttggaagttaggaggaggtgcgggattacaaaaactgttgtccagagggctgaggaagggttgttgaggtggttcggacatgtagagagaatggagcgaaacagagtgacttcaagagtgtatcagtctgtagtggaaggaaggcggggtaggggtcggcctaggaaaggttggagggagggggtaaaggaggttttgtgttcgaggggcttggacttccagcaggcatgcgtgagcgtgtttaataggagtgaatggagacaaatggtttttaatacttgacgtgctgttggagtgtgagcaaagtaacatttatgaaggggttcagggaaaccggcaggccggacttgagtcctggagatgggaagtacagtgcctgcactctgaaggagggtgttaatgttgcagtttaaaaactgtagtgtaaagcacccttctggcaagacagtgatggagtgaatgatggtgaaagtttttctttttcgggccaccctgccttggtgtgggaatcggccagtgtgataataaaaaaaaaatgtatataaaaccCGCAAAAGTGTAATGAACTCTTGATGTTATATAACGACTCATATAGAGGCAGAAGCACAGAAAACAAAAATGGTTTGTATATTCTGACCTCCAACAGGAGTCTTCTTCAGCAGATAAAGATTCCACTTGGCAGGTTAAAATACTCAGAGCAACTTTATTtttgtgtttctgtctccatgtgcaTTAGTGGGAAGTGGAAGAATCCATCCactgtaagccatgagtgttgtaagaggtgattaaaatgccaggagcaaggagctagtaaccccttctaatgtataaattattaaatgtaaaaagaaaaactaatttttttttctcttttgggtcaccctgccttggtgggaaatgatcagtgttaaaaaaaaatgggtgtgGATGTAATGTAGATAAGAGACTATTGTGAGTGTTAAGTATGAAAAGAagatggatgtcctggctctaagaaCAATAAAGCCAAAAGGagtaggagtagcaataatgttgaaggaccagttatggcaggggaaaaagaagaaacaaatgtataaattcgagGATTATATGGAGCAAAATAAGAAtcagatgcaaaaagtgggttataCTAAGTGTTGATGCaactggaggagagagagtgtagaggagaTATATTTTGGGAGAAGTTAAGTGAATGTTCAGGAGCTAtgaaccaagtgaaagagtaattgtgaTTGAGGAACTAAATGTTAAAGTGGGAGCAACTACTGTGGAGGgcaaagtacagcctctcctcacttaatgacggggttccgttcctaagaacgaggggttctgttcctaagagtaggtcagtAAGCAAATTAGTCATTAAGcgaggagcatactgtactggtagtggtttgTATCATCTATCTtcagatatttttttaatgtcacctttccaccatttataacttttttttgtatatatttttaaatgtttatacagtagtgtactatataCTGTaaaaaacagaatagaggaaatcagctctaatatacactgCTTAGGTTTGCATATtggttggagagctggtcgtgAGTCCGAGCGGTTGGTAAACAAGtgtgtcgctaagtgaggagaggctgtaattaagtttgggatgccaggggtaaatgataataAGGAACCTTTGATTGAGCTTTatatagaaagagatttggtaatagataatacatattttaaggaataaaaaaagaggataaataagtatacaagatatgatatagggtatAATGACAACAGTTTGTTGgataaaagactgatgggtaGATTTTTGGATGTGAATGTTTACAGAAGGTCAACAGATATCACATCATTAAAAGGAGtggtaaggaagaaaaagttaacatatgagggggggggggggttataaagcacaagtgataTAAGGGACACCTAATTAACTGGAGGCAGAATTCCTGAGTTTACATGCTTTTTCACTAATAATCtgccctccccccctttttttaacaagttggccatctaccaccgaggcagggtgacccaaaaagaaagaaaatccccaaaaagaaaatactttcatcatcattcaacacaatttagaagtttagaagtatatacgtataaagatacacaacatatccctccaaactgccaatatcccaaacccctcctttaaagtgcaagcactgtactttccatttccaggactcaagtccggctatataaaaataactggtttccctgaatcttttcactaaatattaccctgctcacactccaacagctcgtcatgtcccaaataccatttgtctccattcactcctatctaacatgctcacgcacacttgctgcaagtccaagtccctcgcccaaaaaacctcctttaccccctccctctaatctGCCTATAAACACTAACCTAACTAACATACCCAACATCATAAAAGTGTTATTCCCACATTTGATATTAAAGAAATACTAAATATGGCTCCAAATGATACAAGGGTGGGTTTGTAATTTATCCTCAATGACAGCTATTAAATACAAGAAAGTGTTCTAAAAGCTAGGTATATTCCCAAGTACTGCTGTATAAATATCAAAGAATTTATATGTTGCCATAAAATTTTCGTCAACTTTATCCATGCAGCTTTGAAAGAGTTAAAGTAACAAAGCAATACAGTAGTTAgcacactatgtacaacaattcCTCAATTTAACAGATAGATTTCAATTTAAAGGACTTCAGAAATACAATATAAAACATACATGGACACTTGTTTTGGAAACCAAAATTACATTAGTTACAGAATTGTCCATTAGCGTTGCAATAGGGCAAAACAATCTCATCTCTATCCACGAAAATCACCATAACCAGTCACCTGTTCCAGTCTTAGTCCATTAAATTGAGGAtttactgcacttgtgtaagaatcaaattaataaaaaataaaaaaatagaagattcttCCCCCAGACTCCATGCATCAATTCTTTTCCCTCTACAAATACCATACTAAGATGGCCATAATTTCCTGCAGAAAAATGTGTAAGACAAAGACACTTAGCAAGGAGAGCCCTTAATATATATTACATTTTGTAAGAGCTTATTAAAGTCTTCAATAATGGTTGATAAAGCTAATATCTGAGCAAGATGTCATAAAAAAACTGGCTCACCTTGCAAAGTATGTTTAACCCACGATGTCCTGAATATTCACCCACCCTCATTTCTAACAGTAGTAATATTACCTGGCTCCCTCTCTGTGTTagtgagactttgtaaatggtccaagttgaaccAAAACATCATCGTAAACTTCCTTCTCCTAtgtgttggttatttgtgtattaatctGCTCATAGTACAATATTTTTGCTTTTGTTTTGAAAGATATTCAAAATCTGATCTAATGTAATAAATCATTTATATATTGTACTTGCTGTTATTTCCTTTACCACTAGAGTAAAACATAGCATGAATAATATTCTTTAGTTCATGCTAGTGTGATCAAAATACTGCTATATAACATGCCCAGGATATAATCTTTATTAAATTTTTTCCAATTACTAGTTGATATTACTATTAATGAGAGATGTACACCAATACTTTACTTTATACCATTATATCTCTCAAATGTAAAAGTGGTCTTGAAAACATACAAAGTGTATCATTTAATTACTTAGAAATGAGGGGTGCCTAAAAGACCTTTTAAACTTACATGCTTCTGATGCAAGGAATTCTTCATCAGTAATTTGGTCACACAtttcttcctcttcatcttctgTTTTCGCTGGAAAGTCATGTTGAAAAAGCACACGGCATGCGGCAGGCAGGTAGCAACAGGCAAGCAATATAAATTTCACAAAATTAAACTTGTAAGTAAAAAAAATCTGTGCATGAAACCTACATACCCGTGCTATGGAATAGAAAAACATTCTTGTTTACAGTAGTTCATATAAAATATATGAGGAATATTTAAATTAACAACTTCATATTGAGAGGACCATTACAAGAGAAATATGATAAAAATTCAAGCAAAACTAGACTTAAAGAAATGGAATGGGATTAACACTGCTAAATAAACTACAGAAAACAATATTATGCTAAAAACACCTACTATATTAATCATCAATGAATGCAACAACACTAAAAGATGCAATATATGATTCACCATAGTGCCCACACACCTTATCTTTGCCTACTGGAGCACTGTATATATTTCATGTATTGTTCATTATGAGAAGTTCCTGTCCATGGGGTGGTGACTAATGTAGACATTTCTCCAGGAATTTAAACTATTTTCAAGTATTTAATATTAGTGAAAAAAGAACTAAACTACTGTTGAAGAATACTACATGTTAGTCTCGCTATCAGGCAAGTAAAGTTGCTGCTTCTTGGGAAAAACATAGGAAAGGCTGAGTACCTAAACAACTACACATATACTGAGTATGGGTGAAACATTAACAAGAAAAGGCATACATGGACGAGGGAAAGAGAACAATGAACAGTTGGCACTTGAAGGACAAAGTgaatgttacacaaataacccacacacaggagacaggAGCCCACGACGACGCCCCGGttcaactttgtaaatggtccaagttggactagGGCATCCTTGTGggctcctctttcctatgtgcaggttatttgtgtattgtttcagtcatggcattgtgcctctttgttcttTAAAGTGAATGTTCATAAAACAAGAAGTTAACCAAGTGATACTGCAAAAAGAATGCAGTCAAGGTGAAGAACATTCACTAATCACTGTTATAAGCATTTTTGCATTTAGTAAATGATTATGAATCAAGGAAATGTGTGATATAAAAGGCATTATGGTTCTAATTCACTGAAACTATACAGAATGGAAAATGACAGTAGAGAATAAATGATAATGCAAAACTGCATAAGCATTATATCCAAAAAATCCAAAGGCATGCAAAATGCAAGGAAAGCATTCTTCGTGTAACATTTCAGACATTTTAATGCTTACACTGTGATGCACATCTGAGGTCGCTTGAGGTAAGACCTGTAGCAATTTCAGGCCCAGCTTCACTATGATTGACTTCTGTTTCCAAGTCTGAGCGAGTTCCAAGCACTATTCCCGAGTCATCATCCACACTAACAGTGTCCTGGGTTGTTGCACAACAAAAAATTAAGTCAATAACAGCAAAAACAATCAATGAAACACTAATCTCCCACTTAACGTAAAGCAAGTTAGTCAGTGCTCCGCTCGTGATCATGCCAGACAGTACATGTACATAGTTTTCATTTATTGTATAATTTCATGTAAGAAAGGCCTTAAAGATAGAAGATAATGTAACAAACAAGACAATGCAAACTTTATTTTCACTTAATCTGAAATGGTTGGAACTAGTGGCCTTTTCATTTACTAAGCCATCTTTACACAAACATACAgtaaattaatttattttaatattcaAATATGTTTTAAAGAAATTAAGATTGCTTGTTTGTTCCTTATATAAACAATTAGCAAATAATGAGACAATATAAATATCTAAACTTTTACCATATACTGTATCGAAAGACAAAATTCACAACAACATACCAGTCTCTCTTCTCCCATGACATTCTCCCGTTTTAGTGATCTTCTTGCCTTGAAAGAGTCAAGCACATGAGAAATATCTCCACTTTCTGCTCCACAAACTGCCTCTCTCTTGCCCAGTGGTGGAGACCTAGGCAACCTTGAATGTTTTTGGAAGGGGTTGATATTTTCATCAAGATGGGCACCATACTGTGGTGACTTAGTGAAATTCATGTCTGCCATGGTCGACTCTACGTTGCTGGGCTTAATACAACTGCTATCATCAGAATCAGGAAGTCCAGAATCAGTGGAGCAGTTCATAAACTCCTCAGCAAGGCGACTAGCTTCATTGCCAAGCAACTGGGCAAACTCTAGACTATCAAGCTGACCAATTGTGCCAATAGATGGAACTTTAGGTAGGCTtgtttctctctctgtatctAAGACTATCTCCTTTGATTCTCTACTTGTATTTCCAATCTCTAAATCTAGTTTTGACTCTAGATTTTCGTTTCGTAATACAGGacttgctgctgcttcttctgatACTTGTGAACTCTTTAACTGTAAATGTTCTACACTTGACTTACACTTTTCATCAGTTTGATTTGGTGAAGTGTCTATTACACATGGTATTTCCTCTTCTGAATTTAATGTCTTTTCTTCACAACCTCGAGTCTCTCCAGATGTAGCACAGACTTCTATATATGTTTTTGCTTCAATGACCTCTGATTTTTCTTCATTCTCAGGCGAGTGTACTGTTTCTCTAGTTTCGTCCTTATTTATAACTAACTTCTTTACTTCTTGGGGAGCTTGAGATAAGTGTTCTTTATTACACTCGACTTTTTTCTCTAGTCCTATGGCACTATCTTTATCACATTCATTATCAGATTTTTCCTCGTGTTTCACTGAATTATCTTTGGCAACGTCAATATTTTTTGGCACTTTATTAGATGGGTCAGTTTCTTCAACAGTTATATTTTGGTTTAAAGATGACCTTGACTGAAAAGGATCAAAATTTGGATCATCAAGGAAATCAAGATTATAATCTGTTTTTGATGGTAGAGGTGTATCTTTTTCTTCAGCAGACTCTATAACATTATTTTCCAATTTATCTGTACCATTATCTGAATCAGCTGGGTCACTAACTAATTTTTTAGATGAATCTGTCTCATCTACAGCAGGTACATTAGTTTTGGTTTTATTTTTAATTACTGTAAATCCTTTCTTTGCTGGTGCTTTCTTTGGCGAGGCAACCTTTGGCTTTGATTTATGGTCTCCTTTTTCCTCAAGAAGTACAGAGCTTTCTTTTGGAGGTGAATTGCTTACAGAACACTTAGTTGCAAAAGGATTGAAGTTTGGATCATCAAGATCGTCAAGAAAATCTAAATTATATCCCTTAGATGAGGTAATAGGAAGATCTTCATGAACAAATTTTGTTTCTGTTTCAGAGATACTTTTGTCTTCAATCTTGTTATTGTTTTTCTCAAAAGCTTTAGACTTTGGAGGAGGCTTCTTAACAGGCTGTCTCTGCTGTTTTAAATCAGGCTTTTTACCAAGTTTTCTAGGTCTCTTTACAGGACTTGCCGAGTCATCAAAGGCAATTTCGAGTAACTGTCCAGAGTCTTGTGAATGTTCAACACTTTGAGACTGGTGTTCAGGAGACACTGGTAATCTGTGATTTGTTTCTAATTTTGAAGACTGAATATCAATTTTTTGCTCCTTCTCTAACACTATCTGGTCTTCAGTCTTAGTTCCAATGTCAGCAAGTACTTCAGTTGAAGCAGTTTTACCTTGCTTTGTTAATTTTGCTTTTTGTACAGTAGGCTTCAATGGAGGAAGTACAAACCCAGGCTCTGGGCTTAGTGGAGGGGAGATCCTAACATAAGTCTTTGTGGCAAATGGATTAAAGTTTGGATCATCTAAATTGTCTAGAAAATCAAGGTTATAACTTTTCTTTGGAATAATAGGTATATCATCAGGGTCTATGAAATTTCCTGAAGGTAGTGGTTCTCCTCCTGAAGATGCCACTAAAGTGTTGACACTTGATAACCTATCATCTGGGCTTATTAAGTTCTCTGATGGCAGTGGCTGTTCCTCTGGAGGTGCCACTAAAGTGTTAACACTTGATGATCTATCATCTGGGCTTATAAAGTTctctgatggtagtggttgttccTCTGGGTGTGCCACTAAAGTGCTAACACTTGATGATCTATCATTCAAGCCTATTAAATTCTCTGATGGTAGTGGGTGTTCCTCTTGAGGTGCCACTAAAGCATCAACACTCGACACTCTCTCCTCAGAAGTTGAATCTCTGTTGCATTTTGTTGTATCTCTAGTTTGTTGACACGCTGCTTGTTCACTAAATGCCTTTACAATATCTTCAGTGTTGTTTGAGCTGCTTTGATCCTCACTGATAAACTGATTGCCACTTTGTATTATATTTTCATTTTCCTTTCTATAAACATTGCTTGTACCTGTAATCTCATCATCAAACTGGTCTTCAGAAGGGATCTGTTCAAGTTTCCTTTCCAAATTATATTTAACTAACTGAGTTTCACTTTCTTTGGTATCACTTAAAGTTACACTTTTAGGTTGAGATTCAGAGACAATGATTGCATAGTCTTTACTTTCTGTATTTATATCACCAGATACTTCCCTCTTTTCAAGTGTTAATGTTGTATTTACTGTTTCTGCAGGTTGTTCACACTCACTGGATGGTAAGAATTCATTCACTGCACTGCTGTAATTATTAGCTTGTTGATCAGTAAAAACAGTAATTTTACTCACAGATTCTTCAATAATTTCACTTTTGGTTACTGTCACTAATGAGTCGCTAATAGTACTAGATAAGTTTTCTGATTTTTCTAATGCAAAGTTTTCTGTTTGATTATCTACACTGACTGGAAAACTTTCTGCATTAACTAACAGATTCTCTACAGCAACAGGTAACACTTCAGTCTCTCTCTGAGGAATTTCTTCAAGGGAGGAGACACTTGCTTTCTCTAATGTTTCAAGTGTCACGCTCACCTCTTGCTTCGTAGTCTGAGCCTCGTCTGTACCTGGACTTTCAGGCCTGTTTGAAGATGGTTGAACTGTAAGAGCGGAGGATGGCTCAGAATGTAGATAAAGTTCCTCTGCACTTTCGTACTCAGAATCTGTGGAAAAATTGTCTAAATCAGATAGTGTGTTGCTGGACCTACAGCACAACAGGAATGACATCCTGTGTACTACTGTGAAACACTAATAATCTTTAGTGCTCTTAGAgtcattataataattatcagttGATAAAAACAAACAATACTTACTTTTCAgtttcaaatgatttttatagagatATCTGATAGGGCCATTGTGACTTATCAGTGTTATGATAAGCACAACATATGGATATCACCAAACAATTCAGGTCAAAGGACACTAAGCTTCAAATTAACAATAAAAATTGTGAGAGGATGAGATATATTAAGTTAGCTGTATTCCAAAGCACACACCAACAAAAACACTGAAGAAGATATAAAATTAGTTTACAAAATAACTCTTCAATACACCCAGTTCTCATCCCTCTTATCCATAATGTACAATACTTTGTTACCAAAGCTACAAGTAGCAAATAGTCACTCACCTATTTTCCAACCTTCGACTACATGTTTAGCCCAAATaaccatttttaagaaaggaaatcCTAAAGTCGGATGGCAATCAAGCATCCGACTAGGCAGCTCATTGATCAACTGGGTTCAACTAGTACTCTACATTTAAAAACTTTCCCCTTATATTCATATTACAATATGTAAAGCATTGTGTTTAGGaaaatactgtacagtggacccccgcataccgttggccgctcagcgctgttcgtccgagacacatctaatgtgcggcctgagccagcctcacatgttccgccggtggcattgtttaccagccagcctccgcggtaacatccaagcatacaatcggaacatttcgtattattacagtgtttttggtgattttatctgcaaaataagtgaccatgggccccaagaaagcttctagtgccaaccctacagcaataagggtgagaattactatagagatgaagaaagagatcattgataagtatgaaagtggagtgcgtgtctccgagctggccaggttgtataataaaccccaatcaaccattgctactattgtgggcaacaaaacggcaatcaaggaagctgttcttgccaaaggttcaactgtgttttcgaaacagagatcgcaagtgatggaagatgttgagagactcttattggtatggataaatgaaaaacagatagcaggagatagcatctctcaagtgatcataagtgaaaaggctaggaagttgcatgaggatttaattaaaaaaatgcctgcaactagtgatgatgtgagtgaatttaaggccagcaaaggttggtttgagagatttaataagcgtagtggcatacatagtgtgataaggcatggtgaggctgccagttcggaccacaaagcagctgaaaaatatgtgcaggaattcaaggagtacatagacagtgaaggactgaaacctgaacaagtgtttaattgtgatgaaacaggcctgttttggaagaaaatgccaagcaggacctacattactcaggaggaaaaggcactcccaggacataagcctatgaaagacaggcttactctgttgatgtgttccaatgctagtggtgattgcaaagtgaagcctttattagtgtatcactcagaaactcccagagtgttcaggcaaaagaatatcctcaaggctaatttgtgtgtgctgtggagggcaaacagtaaggcatgggtcactagggacttttctatgactggttacaccatgcatttgcccccaatgtgaaagattacctaactgagaagaaattagaccttaagtgcctcctggtgttagacaatgcccctggtcatcctacagacgtggcagagcgactttatggggacatgaacttcattaaggtgaagtttttgcctcctaataccactcctctcctgcagcccatggaccagcaggttattgcaaacttcaaaaaactgtacacaaaagctctgtttgaaaggtgctttgtagtgacctcagaaactcaactgactaagagagttttggagagagcactttaatatcctcaattgtgtaaaccttataggtaaggcttgggagggagtgactaagaggaccttgaactctgcttggaagaaactgtggccagaatgtgtagaccaaagggattgtgaagggtttcaggctaaccctgagaggagtatgccagttgaggaatccattgtggcattgggaaagtccttggggttggaggttagtggggatgatgtggaagagttggtggaggaggacaatgaagaactaaccactgatgagctgctagatcaacttcaacagcaagaggccatacctgaggaaactggttcggaggag
The Cherax quadricarinatus isolate ZL_2023a chromosome 32, ASM3850222v1, whole genome shotgun sequence DNA segment above includes these coding regions:
- the tacc gene encoding serine-rich adhesin for platelets isoform X7 produces the protein MPEWNDDIFSILPREASSMDSACRHVREYTGIFNTIRIFLLYIMKHWIQRIVRGKERAHGRPDEGRPRLIWLPGRGYLQGNQSGNKADAGQKKKVGDHGSAVMGPTAPLGLAGPPGNPEQEAEGQKNTLVITRENISSVSPPSSPSSLPSDASSHSLSKECDTTSTAEDSTSFASCLTGDPSSASELSQISPVKDLTPSDVTKNFGAETCTAETSVNSVSDSVAQNITQNGVKKDSEYESAEELYLHSEPSSALTVQPSSNRPESPGTDEAQTTKQEVSVTLETLEKASVSSLEEIPQRETEVLPVAVENLLVNAESFPVSVDNQTENFALEKSENLSSTISDSLVTVTKSEIIEESVSKITVFTDQQANNYSSAVNEFLPSSECEQPAETVNTTLTLEKREVSGDINTESKDYAIIVSESQPKSVTLSDTKESETQLVKYNLERKLEQIPSEDQFDDEITGTSNVYRKENENIIQSGNQFISEDQSSSNNTEDIVKAFSEQAACQQTRDTTKCNRDSTSEERVSSVDALVAPQEEHPLPSENLIGLNDRSSSVSTLVAHPEEQPLPSENFISPDDRSSSVNTLVAPPEEQPLPSENLISPDDRLSSVNTLVASSGGEPLPSGNFIDPDDIPIIPKKSYNLDFLDNLDDPNFNPFATKTYVRISPPLSPEPGFVLPPLKPTVQKAKLTKQGKTASTEVLADIGTKTEDQIVLEKEQKIDIQSSKLETNHRLPVSPEHQSQSVEHSQDSGQLLEIAFDDSASPVKRPRKLGKKPDLKQQRQPVKKPPPKSKAFEKNNNKIEDKSISETETKFVHEDLPITSSKGYNLDFLDDLDDPNFNPFATKCSVSNSPPKESSVLLEEKGDHKSKPKVASPKKAPAKKGFTVIKNKTKTNVPAVDETDSSKKLVSDPADSDNGTDKLENNVIESAEEKDTPLPSKTDYNLDFLDDPNFDPFQSRSSLNQNITVEETDPSNKVPKNIDVAKDNSVKHEEKSDNECDKDSAIGLEKKVECNKEHLSQAPQEVKKLVINKDETRETVHSPENEEKSEVIEAKTYIEVCATSGETRGCEEKTLNSEEEIPCVIDTSPNQTDEKCKSSVEHLQLKSSQVSEEAAASPVLRNENLESKLDLEIGNTSRESKEIVLDTERETSLPKVPSIGTIGQLDSLEFAQLLGNEASRLAEEFMNCSTDSGLPDSDDSSCIKPSNVESTMADMNFTKSPQYGAHLDENINPFQKHSRLPRSPPLGKREAVCGAESGDISHVLDSFKARRSLKRENVMGEERLDTVSVDDDSGIVLGTRSDLETEVNHSEAGPEIATGLTSSDLRCASQFFKEATDMENQLRKSLGTPLMGRCGLHAGTAYYKVGPIHSKLSGDEVTPTKDKREHPAITPESPQNKPVPSTSSPAPPREERSAPEGTSSPTPRPSDTSERKPSSSRPTSVPPEGYMTAAEVQDLLKRQELKFEEKLLQVELAAGEKEKTLRQTMKDEQKELTTLGESMAELTQSRDALLKMVGQYKGMLASLVSEKEKDKQNADERIKAIEVERNQALEDLANVEVAFSDVHRKYERTKQVVDTLRRNEETLRGAVADYETKLQKQEQKFIEFQKHAEEKIQLANEEFEAMRKANDQEMTKMSALLKKAEMKIMSLQDAFDRKTRENQELTQLCDDLINKVGASH
- the tacc gene encoding transforming acidic coiled-coil-containing protein 2 isoform X2, whose product is MPEWNDDIFSILPREASSMDSACRHVREYTGIFNTIRIFLLYIMKHWIQRIVRGKERAHGRPDEGRPRLIWLPGRGYLQGNQSGNKADAGQKKKVGDHGSAGPTAPLGLAGPPGNPEQEAEGQKNTLVITRENISSVSPPSSPSSLPSDASSHSLSKECDTTSTAEDSTSFASCLTGDPSSASELSQISPVKDLTPSDVTKNFGAETCTAETSVNSVSDSVAQNITQNGVKKDSEYESAEELYLHSEPSSALTVQPSSNRPESPGTDEAQTTKQEVSVTLETLEKASVSSLEEIPQRETEVLPVAVENLLVNAESFPVSVDNQTENFALEKSENLSSTISDSLVTVTKSEIIEESVSKITVFTDQQANNYSSAVNEFLPSSECEQPAETVNTTLTLEKREVSGDINTESKDYAIIVSESQPKSVTLSDTKESETQLVKYNLERKLEQIPSEDQFDDEITGTSNVYRKENENIIQSGNQFISEDQSSSNNTEDIVKAFSEQAACQQTRDTTKCNRDSTSEERVSSVDALVAPQEEHPLPSENLIGLNDRSSSVSTLVAHPEEQPLPSENFISPDDRSSSVNTLVAPPEEQPLPSENLISPDDRLSSVNTLVASSGGEPLPSGNFIDPDDIPIIPKKSYNLDFLDNLDDPNFNPFATKTYVRISPPLSPEPGFVLPPLKPTVQKAKLTKQGKTASTEVLADIGTKTEDQIVLEKEQKIDIQSSKLETNHRLPVSPEHQSQSVEHSQDSGQLLEIAFDDSASPVKRPRKLGKKPDLKQQRQPVKKPPPKSKAFEKNNNKIEDKSISETETKFVHEDLPITSSKGYNLDFLDDLDDPNFNPFATKCSVSNSPPKESSVLLEEKGDHKSKPKVASPKKAPAKKGFTVIKNKTKTNVPAVDETDSSKKLVSDPADSDNGTDKLENNVIESAEEKDTPLPSKTDYNLDFLDDPNFDPFQSRSSLNQNITVEETDPSNKVPKNIDVAKDNSVKHEEKSDNECDKDSAIGLEKKVECNKEHLSQAPQEVKKLVINKDETRETVHSPENEEKSEVIEAKTYIEVCATSGETRGCEEKTLNSEEEIPCVIDTSPNQTDEKCKSSVEHLQLKSSQVSEEAAASPVLRNENLESKLDLEIGNTSRESKEIVLDTERETSLPKVPSIGTIGQLDSLEFAQLLGNEASRLAEEFMNCSTDSGLPDSDDSSCIKPSNVESTMADMNFTKSPQYGAHLDENINPFQKHSRLPRSPPLGKREAVCGAESGDISHVLDSFKARRSLKRENVMGEERLDTVSVDDDSGIVLGTRSDLETEVNHSEAGPEIATGLTSSDLRCASQSKTEDEEEEMCDQITDEEFLASEAFFKEATDMENQLRKSLGTPLMGRCGLHAGTAYYKVGPIHSKLSGDEVTPTKDKREHPAITPESPQNKPVPSTSSPAPPREERSAPEGTSSPTPRPSDTSERKPSSSRPTSVPPEGYMTAAEVQDLLKRQELKFEEKLLQVELAAGEKEKTLRQTMKDEQKELTTLGESMAELTQSRDALLKMVGQYKGMLASLVSEKEKDKQNADERIKAIEVERNQALEDLANVEVAFSDVHRKYERTKQVVDTLRRNEETLRGAVADYETKLQKQEQKFIEFQKHAEEKIQLANEEFEAMRKANDQEMTKMSALLKKAEMKIMSLQDAFDRKTRENQELTQLCDDLINKVGASH